A genomic region of Deinococcus sp. KSM4-11 contains the following coding sequences:
- a CDS encoding YkvA family protein → MAPPGIIDRLKRLARSLKADLHALSIAARDPRTPWVARIMALLVLAYALSPIDLIPDFIPVLGYLDDLLLVPAGLWLALRLIPPEVMADARARASAHPARLPRSTLGLVFMLLVYAALIALLGWWWTHRVHPAG, encoded by the coding sequence ATGGCCCCACCGGGCATCATCGACCGCCTCAAACGGCTGGCCCGGAGCCTCAAGGCTGACCTGCACGCGCTGTCCATTGCCGCTCGCGATCCCCGCACTCCATGGGTGGCCAGGATCATGGCGCTGCTGGTGCTCGCCTACGCCCTGAGTCCCATCGACCTGATTCCCGATTTCATTCCGGTGCTCGGCTACCTGGATGACCTTCTGCTGGTGCCGGCCGGCCTGTGGCTGGCCCTGCGCCTGATCCCGCCGGAGGTGATGGCCGACGCCCGGGCACGGGCGTCGGCGCACCCGGCCCGATTGCCTCGCAGCACGCTGGGACTGGTCTTCATGCTGCTGGTCTATGCCGCCCTGATCGCGCTGCTGGGCTGGTGGTGGACGCACCGCGTGCATCCTGCCGGGTAG
- a CDS encoding DUF456 domain-containing protein: MTLPFLIFLLAWIVGMIGTFVPGLPATLIIFLGTVVATLLDGFQAWPDVPFLLTFAVITVLIMSVDNVASAWGARRYGGSRQAMWGALIGGIVGLLPVIPFGLILGPLAGAFLAELLVVRKSVPDSLRSAWGTLIGLLAGIAAKVVLHTLVGVYELWRLWDPAHSVLGSGAS, encoded by the coding sequence ATGACCCTTCCCTTCCTGATTTTCCTGCTCGCGTGGATCGTCGGCATGATCGGCACTTTCGTGCCCGGCCTGCCCGCCACGCTGATCATTTTTCTGGGCACCGTGGTCGCCACGCTGCTCGACGGCTTCCAAGCGTGGCCGGACGTGCCCTTCCTGCTGACCTTCGCGGTGATTACCGTGCTGATCATGAGCGTGGACAACGTCGCGTCGGCGTGGGGCGCGCGGCGCTATGGAGGCAGCCGGCAGGCCATGTGGGGCGCGCTGATCGGCGGCATAGTAGGGCTGCTGCCGGTCATTCCCTTCGGGCTGATCCTGGGACCGCTCGCGGGGGCATTCCTGGCGGAACTGCTGGTCGTGCGCAAGTCAGTACCGGACTCCCTGCGTTCCGCGTGGGGCACCCTGATCGGCCTGCTGGCCGGAATTGCTGCCAAGGTCGTGCTGCACACCCTGGTCGGCGTGTACGAATTGTGGCGCCTGTGGGATCCCGCGCACAGCGTGCTGGGATCGGGCGCGTCGTAG
- the fni gene encoding type 2 isopentenyl-diphosphate Delta-isomerase, which produces MHHIEACLQPQSQYQTVTTGLSRVPWPYRALPEVNLDDIRLQTSFLGHPLSAPVLIGAMTGGAQRAETINRHLAVAAQRLGLGMMLGSQRVMLERPEVTPTFQIRDLAPDILLIGNLGAAQFGLGYGVAEAIRAVREVGGDALAIHANPLQEAMQVGGDTRWHGLAERLADVIPALPFPALLKEVGHGLDVRTARAAAAAGFAALDVAGAGGTSWARVEQLVRHGQVRSADLCELGIPTAQALQDVRDAVPGVPLVASGGIRTGLDAVRALALGAQVVAIARPLLEPALDSADAVEAWLAAFIHELRTALFVGGYASIDELRPALGWPRTLISRS; this is translated from the coding sequence ATGCACCACATCGAGGCCTGCCTGCAGCCGCAGAGCCAGTACCAGACGGTCACCACCGGCCTGAGCCGGGTGCCCTGGCCATACCGTGCACTGCCGGAAGTGAACCTGGACGACATCCGGCTACAGACCTCCTTCCTGGGCCACCCTCTGAGCGCCCCCGTGCTGATCGGCGCGATGACCGGCGGAGCGCAGCGGGCGGAGACCATCAACCGCCATCTGGCCGTCGCGGCCCAGCGCCTCGGCCTGGGCATGATGCTCGGCTCGCAGCGGGTGATGCTGGAACGCCCCGAAGTCACGCCGACCTTCCAGATCCGCGACCTCGCGCCGGACATCCTCTTGATCGGGAATCTGGGGGCCGCGCAGTTTGGCCTGGGCTACGGCGTGGCTGAGGCGATCCGCGCCGTGCGCGAGGTGGGGGGCGACGCCCTGGCCATCCACGCCAATCCACTCCAGGAAGCCATGCAGGTCGGCGGTGACACGCGCTGGCACGGCCTGGCCGAACGCCTCGCGGACGTGATTCCCGCGCTGCCCTTCCCGGCCCTCCTCAAGGAGGTTGGGCACGGTCTGGACGTCCGAACCGCCCGTGCGGCGGCGGCGGCGGGTTTCGCTGCCCTGGACGTGGCCGGAGCGGGCGGAACGAGCTGGGCGCGGGTCGAGCAGCTCGTCCGCCACGGGCAGGTGCGTTCCGCCGACCTGTGCGAGTTGGGCATACCAACCGCGCAGGCCCTGCAGGACGTGCGCGACGCCGTGCCCGGCGTCCCCCTGGTCGCCTCAGGGGGAATCCGCACGGGCCTGGACGCCGTCCGTGCCCTGGCGCTGGGGGCCCAGGTCGTCGCTATTGCCCGGCCGCTGCTGGAGCCTGCGCTGGACAGTGCCGACGCCGTCGAGGCGTGGCTGGCTGCCTTCATTCATGAGCTGCGCACCGCCCTGTTCGTGGGCGGCTACGCGAGCATCGACGAGCTGCGCCCCGCCCTCGGCTGGCCGCGAACCCTGATCTCGCGTTCTTAA
- the ruvA gene encoding Holliday junction branch migration protein RuvA: protein MIAFLSGVVREVRENSAVVVAGGVGYEVQCPAGTLAKLVVGQPAELNTRFVVREDAQLLFGFLDQDSVRLFDLLTGVSGVGPKLALALLSATPVSALAQGLLGGDVKLLSSVSGVGKKTAERLVLELQNKVPEHLAAPATGSGGRAAPVATTAGRDAVDALLALGFREAQVRAAVAELLAADPAQSADALIRKALGRLR from the coding sequence ATGATTGCCTTCCTGTCCGGCGTGGTGCGTGAAGTGCGCGAGAACAGCGCCGTGGTCGTCGCGGGCGGCGTCGGCTATGAGGTGCAGTGTCCGGCGGGGACGCTGGCGAAGCTGGTCGTGGGCCAGCCGGCCGAGCTGAACACTCGGTTCGTGGTGCGCGAGGATGCCCAGCTGCTGTTCGGTTTCCTGGATCAGGATTCCGTGCGGCTCTTCGATCTGCTGACGGGCGTGAGCGGCGTGGGCCCCAAGCTGGCGCTCGCGCTGCTGTCGGCCACGCCCGTGTCGGCGCTGGCGCAGGGCCTGCTGGGCGGCGACGTGAAACTGCTGTCCAGCGTGAGCGGCGTGGGCAAGAAGACCGCCGAGCGGCTGGTGCTGGAGCTGCAGAACAAGGTGCCGGAGCATCTGGCCGCGCCCGCCACAGGCAGCGGGGGCCGCGCCGCGCCGGTCGCCACGACCGCCGGGCGGGACGCGGTGGACGCCCTGCTCGCCCTGGGCTTCCGCGAGGCGCAGGTGCGGGCTGCCGTGGCGGAACTGCTGGCTGCCGACCCGGCCCAGTCCGCCGACGCGTTGATCCGCAAGGCGCTGGGCCGTCTGCGTTAA
- a CDS encoding N-acetyltransferase codes for MPTIRPARESDRDALYSICLETGDSGEDATGLYADPLILGHVYAGPYLSYAPDFAFVLEDAEGVGGYVIGTPDSRAFEATLEREWWPKLRAQYPDPAAIPRESRTPDERIMAVIHDHTRKTSDVYDAYPAHLHIDLLPRMQGGGNGRALMERLFTALRDAGVPGVHLGVGGRNTRAQGFYQHLGFRELERTNGGITLGYML; via the coding sequence ATGCCCACCATCCGCCCTGCCCGCGAGTCCGACCGGGACGCCCTCTACTCTATCTGCCTGGAAACCGGCGACAGTGGCGAGGATGCCACCGGCCTGTACGCAGATCCGCTGATCCTGGGGCACGTGTATGCCGGGCCTTACCTGTCGTACGCGCCAGATTTCGCGTTTGTGCTGGAGGACGCTGAGGGTGTGGGTGGTTACGTGATCGGCACGCCCGACTCGCGCGCCTTCGAGGCCACGCTCGAACGGGAGTGGTGGCCGAAGCTGCGTGCCCAGTACCCAGATCCGGCCGCGATTCCCCGCGAGTCGCGCACGCCCGATGAGCGGATCATGGCGGTCATCCACGACCACACCCGCAAAACCAGTGACGTGTACGACGCCTACCCCGCCCACCTGCATATCGACCTGCTGCCGCGCATGCAGGGGGGCGGCAATGGCCGGGCCCTGATGGAGCGGCTGTTCACGGCCCTGCGGGACGCTGGCGTCCCCGGCGTCCATCTGGGGGTGGGGGGGCGCAACACCCGCGCGCAGGGCTTCTACCAGCACCTGGGGTTCCGGGAACTGGAACGGACGAATGGCGGGATCACCCTGGGCTACATGCTGTAG
- a CDS encoding MFS transporter, translating into MTTPAPTIVNRRTASPPAAALPDRLTQVTILLLSALTIMSGATIAPALPAMQAHFADTPNATFLVKLALTIVGLVIAISAPLSGSLADRYGRRPVLLGSLVLYALGGASGLIATTLGGVLIGRVVLGLAVAGTMTAAGALVNDLFSGPARGRFLSQQAAFASFGGALLFPLGGLLAAQSWRSPFALYLLAALLLPLVLRLPRGVATALPGETVDTTPPRWGSIAVIYALALGYMIVFYLMPAQGPFLLRTLGAAPGLTGLLLGVFALTSAVTSLAYARAAGRFDPRRVAALGFALVAAGWVLVSAATGLTLVIAGLLVGGLGGGLVFPNLYTWLADLTPPAWRGRVTAGMSSAVFLGQFLSPLLLASPSGHEAHGFVWGAVVSGAMAAALAALSAGRSIQRL; encoded by the coding sequence ATGACCACGCCCGCTCCCACCATCGTGAACCGACGGACAGCGTCACCGCCAGCTGCCGCGCTGCCCGACCGCCTGACCCAGGTCACGATCCTGCTGCTGTCCGCCCTCACGATCATGTCGGGAGCCACCATCGCCCCGGCCCTGCCCGCCATGCAGGCCCATTTTGCCGACACGCCGAACGCCACGTTTCTGGTCAAGCTGGCCCTGACCATCGTGGGGCTGGTCATCGCCATCAGCGCTCCTCTGAGCGGCAGCCTGGCCGACCGCTACGGCCGGCGGCCGGTGCTGCTCGGGTCGCTGGTGCTCTACGCGCTGGGCGGCGCGAGCGGCCTGATCGCCACGACGCTGGGCGGCGTCCTGATCGGGCGGGTCGTACTGGGTCTCGCGGTCGCCGGCACCATGACCGCCGCGGGCGCGCTCGTGAACGACCTGTTCAGTGGCCCCGCTCGTGGCCGCTTCCTGAGCCAGCAGGCGGCCTTCGCCAGTTTCGGCGGGGCCCTGCTGTTCCCGCTGGGCGGCCTGCTGGCCGCGCAGTCGTGGCGCTCCCCCTTCGCGCTGTACCTGCTGGCCGCGCTGCTGCTGCCGCTGGTGCTGAGACTGCCGCGCGGGGTGGCGACGGCTCTGCCAGGCGAGACCGTGGACACCACGCCGCCCCGCTGGGGCTCCATCGCCGTGATTTACGCCCTGGCCCTGGGGTACATGATCGTCTTCTACCTGATGCCCGCCCAGGGCCCCTTCCTGCTGCGCACCCTGGGAGCGGCCCCCGGCCTGACCGGCCTCCTGCTGGGCGTCTTTGCCCTGACGTCCGCCGTGACTTCACTGGCGTACGCCCGCGCCGCCGGCCGCTTCGATCCCCGGCGGGTCGCGGCGCTGGGCTTCGCCCTGGTGGCGGCCGGGTGGGTGCTCGTCTCGGCCGCCACGGGCCTGACGCTGGTCATCGCGGGCCTGCTCGTAGGCGGGCTGGGCGGCGGCCTGGTCTTCCCGAACCTGTACACCTGGCTGGCCGACCTCACGCCGCCCGCGTGGCGGGGACGGGTCACGGCGGGCATGAGCAGCGCCGTGTTCCTGGGGCAGTTCCTGAGCCCCCTGCTGCTCGCCTCGCCCAGCGGACACGAAGCGCACGGCTTCGTGTGGGGCGCGGTGGTGTCCGGGGCGATGGCCGCCGCACTGGCCGCCCTGAGCGCGGGGCGATCCATCCAGCGCCTCTGA
- the metG gene encoding methionine--tRNA ligase, giving the protein MSDSNSFFITTAIDYANGAPHIGHVYEKILGDAIARYQRLAGRDVTFVMGTDEHGEKISKAAAKAGVTPQELVDDLSERAFQGLWKRLEISQDYFIRTTDTRHKKFVQQVLQRVHDSGDIYFAEYEGLYSVGAERYVTEKELVEGSDGVRRYPGDKDAPELRREANYFFRMEKYQEWLRAHLLAHPDLIQPAGYRNEVLEMLKEPIGDLSISRPKSRVPWGIELPWDADHVTYVWFDALLSYLTPLVSQGQDAAVSGQAWHVIGKDILKPHAVFWPTMLHAAGLPVYRRLVVHSHILAEDGRKMGKSLGNAIDPERLVNSYPVDAIRYTILREASLSADSPYGEGILVARLNSDLANDLGNLLSRTVSMIQKYRGGVIPAAHEPTDREREIEAAALALPGQILGLVDDLKINMAIEAAMNFVRDLNRYIAESAPWNLAKSEDTQRRLDTVLYTAAEGLRVASVALEAVIPVKARELRAQLGLGGQTYALHGAWGLTPAGTKVLGGAILFPKPEAQPDAVPTPAPRKETPAVTQPAPAMSAPVTPVASATPAASEPLISIDDFARIDLRVAEVVAAEAVEKADKLLKLTVKLGGETRTVVSGIRKWYEPEALVGRKVILVANLKPAKLRGIESQGMILAAEDDQGNLDLVGLTLDLPSGTKVR; this is encoded by the coding sequence ATGAGCGACAGCAACTCGTTTTTCATCACCACCGCGATCGACTACGCCAACGGCGCCCCACACATCGGGCACGTGTACGAGAAGATCCTCGGCGACGCCATCGCCCGCTACCAGCGCCTCGCCGGACGCGACGTGACCTTCGTCATGGGCACGGACGAGCACGGCGAGAAGATCAGCAAGGCCGCCGCGAAGGCGGGCGTGACTCCGCAGGAACTCGTGGACGACCTGTCGGAACGCGCCTTCCAGGGCCTGTGGAAGCGGCTGGAGATCAGCCAGGACTACTTCATCCGCACGACCGACACCCGCCACAAGAAGTTCGTGCAGCAGGTGCTGCAACGCGTGCACGACAGCGGCGACATCTACTTCGCCGAGTACGAGGGCCTGTACTCGGTGGGCGCGGAACGCTACGTGACCGAGAAGGAACTCGTGGAGGGCAGTGACGGTGTCCGCCGCTACCCCGGAGACAAGGACGCCCCGGAACTGCGGCGGGAAGCGAACTACTTCTTCCGCATGGAGAAATACCAGGAGTGGCTGCGCGCCCACCTGCTCGCCCACCCCGACCTGATCCAGCCCGCCGGATACCGCAACGAGGTGCTGGAGATGCTCAAGGAGCCCATCGGCGACCTCAGCATCAGCCGCCCGAAAAGCCGCGTGCCTTGGGGCATCGAACTGCCCTGGGACGCCGATCACGTGACCTACGTGTGGTTCGACGCCCTGCTGAGTTACCTCACGCCGCTGGTCAGCCAAGGCCAGGACGCGGCCGTCAGTGGTCAGGCATGGCACGTGATCGGCAAGGACATCCTCAAGCCGCACGCGGTGTTCTGGCCGACCATGCTGCACGCCGCCGGGCTGCCCGTGTACCGCCGCCTGGTCGTGCACAGCCACATCCTCGCGGAGGACGGCCGCAAGATGGGCAAGTCCCTGGGCAACGCCATCGACCCCGAGCGGCTCGTGAACAGCTACCCCGTGGACGCGATCCGCTACACCATCCTGCGGGAAGCGTCCCTGAGCGCCGACAGTCCGTACGGTGAGGGCATCCTGGTCGCCCGGCTGAACAGCGACCTCGCGAACGACCTGGGCAACCTGCTGTCGCGCACGGTCAGCATGATCCAGAAGTACCGGGGCGGCGTGATCCCGGCCGCGCACGAACCCACGGACCGAGAACGCGAGATCGAGGCTGCCGCGCTGGCTCTGCCCGGCCAGATCCTGGGCCTGGTGGACGACCTGAAGATCAACATGGCCATCGAAGCCGCCATGAACTTCGTGCGCGACCTGAACCGCTACATCGCGGAAAGTGCGCCGTGGAACCTCGCCAAGTCGGAGGACACCCAGCGTCGCCTGGACACCGTGCTGTATACCGCCGCCGAGGGCCTGCGCGTCGCCAGCGTCGCGCTGGAGGCCGTGATTCCCGTCAAGGCCCGCGAGCTGCGTGCCCAGCTCGGCCTTGGAGGTCAGACCTACGCCCTGCACGGTGCGTGGGGCCTCACGCCCGCCGGAACGAAGGTGCTGGGCGGCGCGATCCTGTTCCCCAAACCCGAGGCCCAGCCAGACGCCGTCCCCACCCCCGCGCCCCGCAAGGAGACCCCCGCCGTGACCCAGCCCGCTCCCGCCATGTCTGCTCCCGTGACTCCGGTGGCCAGCGCCACGCCGGCCGCGTCCGAACCCCTGATCTCCATCGACGACTTCGCCCGCATCGACCTGCGCGTCGCGGAAGTGGTGGCGGCCGAGGCGGTCGAGAAGGCCGACAAGCTGCTGAAACTCACCGTGAAGCTCGGTGGGGAGACGCGCACCGTCGTCAGCGGCATCCGCAAGTGGTATGAGCCCGAAGCGCTCGTCGGGCGCAAGGTGATCCTGGTGGCCAACCTGAAGCCCGCCAAACTGCGCGGCATCGAGTCGCAGGGCATGATCCTCGCCGCCGAGGACGACCAGGGGAACCTGGATCTGGTCGGCCTGACGCTTGACCTGCCGAGCGGCACCAAGGTGCGGTGA
- the rapZ gene encoding RNase adapter RapZ, with the protein MPFVVVSGLSGSGKSTVLRTLEDAGFFTTDNLPPELWGTLHDLARARGLHRIAVTTDARTREFLSALDDSYARLARREEQLHILFLEADASVLIKRFNFTRREHPLGDTLLVDFARERDLLAPMRGMADTVIDTTNLSAKELSERVLALLKLDHDFRLRLMSFGFKHSPPRDVDLVLDVRTLPNPYYDLELRPKTGLDPAVAAYAFQGEDSEAFYTELRDFVRVAAERARKSGRHGYTVGIGCTGGQHRSVAVADRLVRDLADLNPQVTDHRDMKEDQG; encoded by the coding sequence ATGCCATTCGTGGTGGTGTCCGGACTGTCGGGCAGCGGCAAGAGCACCGTGCTGCGCACCCTGGAGGACGCTGGATTTTTCACCACCGACAACCTCCCGCCGGAACTGTGGGGAACCCTGCACGATCTCGCGCGTGCGCGCGGCCTGCACCGCATCGCGGTCACAACCGACGCCCGCACCCGCGAGTTCCTGAGCGCCCTGGACGACAGCTACGCCCGCCTCGCCCGCCGGGAGGAGCAGCTGCACATCCTGTTCCTGGAGGCAGACGCCAGCGTCCTGATCAAACGCTTCAACTTCACGCGGCGCGAACATCCGCTGGGCGACACGCTGCTCGTCGACTTCGCCCGCGAACGCGACTTGCTCGCGCCCATGCGGGGCATGGCCGACACCGTGATCGACACGACCAACCTGAGCGCCAAGGAACTCTCCGAGCGGGTGCTGGCCCTCCTGAAACTCGACCATGACTTCCGCCTGAGACTGATGTCTTTCGGCTTCAAGCACTCCCCGCCGCGCGACGTGGACCTTGTGCTCGACGTCCGCACACTGCCCAACCCTTACTACGATCTGGAACTGCGCCCGAAGACGGGCCTGGATCCGGCTGTGGCCGCCTACGCCTTCCAGGGCGAGGATTCCGAGGCCTTCTACACGGAACTGCGCGACTTCGTGCGCGTCGCCGCCGAGCGGGCCAGGAAATCCGGGCGCCACGGGTACACCGTCGGGATCGGCTGCACGGGCGGCCAGCACCGCAGCGTGGCCGTGGCCGACCGGCTGGTGCGTGACCTCGCGGACCTCAACCCGCAGGTCACGGATCACCGCGACATGAAGGAGGATCAGGGGTGA
- the yvcK gene encoding uridine diphosphate-N-acetylglucosamine-binding protein YvcK, with protein sequence MSDPPLSRDTDFRTEARARGEHVRRRARVWMAPGIGVKRWLALFIACTFVGAVGFLHFTWTGPLHFIATKWILWLNNLMTPGVLPLYVVGVGVTVLAFVGALVSIFMLNQTMLQGVGSKPGQAVDSILEQRNLSRGPRLVAVGGGTGLSNLLSGLRSYSSNITAVVAVSDDGGSSGRLRESLQMIAPGDLTDCYAALSDSPVMARLLLHRFQRGDGIEGHTFGNLMLATLSEEQGGLGEAMKDIHEVLRIRGRVYPASTRPTTLVAQLSDGREIRGESRFATQVGTARITRVRLDPPELPALPDVLDAIREAGQIVLGPGSLFTSIIPALLVPDIARAIRESSAPVVYVASLMTEPGETDNLTLEEHVQAITAHLGRAPDRVLVNSASPPDDVMRRYAAAGAHLLDLHGASPDLRGRVTQLPLIQHGQARHDPEALAQALMALPSRPTA encoded by the coding sequence GTGAGCGACCCCCCGCTCAGCCGCGACACGGACTTCCGCACGGAGGCCCGCGCGCGCGGCGAGCACGTCCGCCGCCGCGCCCGGGTGTGGATGGCGCCGGGCATCGGCGTGAAACGCTGGCTGGCCCTGTTCATCGCCTGCACCTTCGTGGGCGCCGTGGGATTCCTGCATTTCACGTGGACGGGGCCGCTGCATTTCATCGCCACGAAGTGGATCTTGTGGCTCAACAACCTGATGACGCCGGGCGTGCTCCCCCTCTACGTGGTCGGCGTCGGGGTGACCGTCCTGGCGTTCGTCGGCGCGCTCGTGAGCATCTTCATGCTCAACCAGACCATGTTGCAGGGCGTAGGCAGCAAGCCGGGGCAGGCCGTAGACAGCATCCTGGAGCAGCGCAACCTGTCGCGCGGGCCACGCCTGGTGGCCGTGGGCGGCGGGACTGGCCTGTCGAACCTGCTGAGCGGACTGCGCAGTTACTCCAGCAACATCACGGCGGTCGTCGCGGTTTCGGACGACGGGGGTTCCAGCGGGCGGCTGCGCGAATCGCTGCAGATGATCGCTCCCGGTGACCTGACCGACTGCTACGCGGCCCTGAGCGACAGTCCCGTCATGGCCCGCCTGCTGCTACACCGCTTCCAGCGCGGTGACGGGATTGAGGGCCACACCTTCGGGAACCTGATGCTGGCCACGCTCTCCGAGGAGCAGGGTGGCCTGGGTGAGGCCATGAAGGACATTCACGAGGTGCTGCGGATCCGGGGACGGGTGTACCCCGCCTCGACCCGTCCTACCACGCTGGTGGCGCAGCTCAGCGACGGCCGGGAGATCCGGGGCGAGAGCCGGTTCGCGACGCAGGTCGGCACCGCCCGCATCACCAGGGTGCGCCTCGATCCACCGGAACTTCCTGCCCTCCCGGACGTACTGGACGCCATCCGGGAGGCCGGACAGATCGTGCTCGGTCCGGGCAGCCTGTTTACCTCGATCATCCCGGCGCTGCTCGTGCCCGACATCGCCCGCGCCATCCGGGAGTCGTCGGCGCCCGTGGTGTACGTGGCCAGCCTGATGACCGAACCCGGAGAGACCGACAACCTCACCCTGGAGGAACACGTGCAGGCCATCACCGCGCACCTGGGCCGCGCGCCCGATCGGGTGCTGGTGAACAGCGCCAGCCCCCCGGACGATGTGATGCGCCGGTATGCCGCCGCGGGCGCGCACCTGCTCGACCTGCATGGCGCGAGCCCGGATCTGCGGGGCCGGGTGACCCAGTTGCCCCTGATCCAACACGGACAGGCCCGGCATGACCCGGAAGCGCTGGCCCAGGCGTTGATGGCCCTGCCCTCGCGCCCCACTGCCTGA
- a CDS encoding glutamate-5-semialdehyde dehydrogenase, translating to MTALEESQEQTTVRNLGVQARAAARVLRSLPTERKTAALRAIATTLRNRRADILAANARDVAAALVSGLPDAMVARLHLDDRVLDGIAADVEAVSRLPDPVGETTPEVTQPSGIRVSTRRVPLGVLGVIYESRPNVTVDVAALAVMSGNAVILRGGKETVHSNAALGDAVAAALAAQGLPPQAVQVIRDPARERVLELLKLDDLVDAIIPRGGAGLHRFCVENATVPVIVGGIGVVHLYLDQSFTRDPADVQIAVQIIRNAKVQKPSACNALDTLLIDRAALPSLPAIARDLAAQGVTLLADPEARVRLDAAGIRAQPAQDGDFGHEFLALTASVKVVSGLDEALDFIAAHGNHTDVILSRDAAQIQRFVQDVDSAAVVVNASPRFNDGAQLGLGAEVAISTQKLHARGPMALRELTTTKWVVMGDGQIRS from the coding sequence ATGACGGCGCTGGAAGAAAGCCAAGAGCAGACCACGGTCCGCAACCTGGGCGTGCAGGCACGCGCCGCCGCCCGCGTGTTGCGCTCGCTGCCCACCGAACGCAAGACCGCCGCGCTGCGCGCCATTGCCACCACGCTGCGGAACCGCCGGGCGGACATCCTGGCGGCGAACGCCCGCGACGTGGCAGCCGCGCTCGTCAGCGGCCTTCCCGATGCGATGGTCGCCCGCCTGCACCTTGATGACCGGGTACTGGACGGCATCGCGGCGGACGTCGAGGCGGTCTCACGCCTGCCCGATCCGGTAGGGGAGACCACGCCCGAGGTCACGCAACCCAGCGGCATCCGCGTGTCCACCCGGCGCGTCCCGCTGGGGGTGCTGGGCGTGATCTACGAGTCCCGCCCGAACGTGACGGTGGACGTGGCCGCGCTGGCCGTGATGAGCGGGAACGCCGTGATCCTGCGCGGCGGCAAGGAAACCGTGCACTCCAACGCCGCCCTGGGCGACGCCGTGGCTGCCGCTCTCGCCGCGCAGGGCCTCCCGCCACAGGCCGTGCAGGTCATCCGCGACCCGGCCCGCGAGCGCGTACTGGAACTCCTGAAACTCGATGACCTCGTGGATGCCATCATTCCGCGCGGCGGCGCGGGCCTGCACCGCTTCTGTGTGGAGAACGCCACCGTGCCCGTCATCGTCGGTGGAATAGGCGTGGTTCACCTGTACCTCGACCAGTCGTTTACCCGCGACCCGGCCGACGTCCAGATCGCCGTGCAGATCATTCGCAACGCGAAGGTGCAGAAACCCAGCGCGTGCAATGCCCTCGACACCCTGCTGATCGACCGGGCCGCCCTGCCAAGCCTGCCCGCGATCGCGCGTGACCTCGCCGCGCAGGGCGTCACGCTGCTCGCCGATCCCGAAGCCCGAGTCCGGCTCGACGCGGCGGGAATCCGGGCCCAGCCCGCACAGGACGGCGATTTCGGACATGAGTTCCTGGCGCTCACCGCCAGCGTGAAGGTCGTGTCCGGCCTGGACGAGGCCCTTGACTTCATCGCTGCGCACGGCAACCACACCGACGTGATCCTGAGCCGAGACGCCGCTCAGATTCAGCGCTTCGTGCAGGACGTGGACTCGGCCGCCGTGGTCGTGAACGCCAGCCCACGCTTCAACGACGGCGCACAACTCGGCCTGGGCGCGGAGGTGGCCATCAGCACCCAGAAACTCCACGCCCGCGGCCCCATGGCCCTGCGGGAACTGACCACCACGAAGTGGGTCGTGATGGGAGACGGGCAGATCCGGTCGTGA